GTCAGAAATGGTCGCGCGGCAACGAAAGAATACCGCGTCTGTGGCGAATCGAACAACGTACTGCGCAAAAGCACGACCCCCGGCTCGCCCTGCAATTGTTCGACCAACAACTCCGGCGTGTGGGCGGTTGAAATTTCCTGGATCAGGGGGCGCACTTGACTTTGAACGTTGGATTGTTCGGGGTTCACAATTTCAGATATTTTGACAGATTCTTCCCCATTTTCAATGGACTCACCAGCGCTAGATTCAACCGTTCTGGCCGGAAGAAGTCTCGAGCGACCGAGCGGATTTGAGTCGCGGTCACTTCACCGAGACGTTGTTTGATTTCCGCCGGCTGAATGATTTTGCCGTAGCCGAGCAGTTGTTCGCCCAGCCACATCATCTGGTTCTCGGTGCTTTCCAGACTGAGATCGAGCTGGCCGATCACGTAATCACGGGCGCGACGGAGTTCAGCGGCGGTTGGAATTGCTTTAGCGAGGCGGCGAAGTTCGCGCGTGATGAGTTTCAGTGTTTGGGGGAGTTTGTCGGTGTCAAGGCCGGCGGAAAGGACGAGGTCGCCGGTGTCATCAAAAAAGGCGAGCGAACTGTAAATGCTGTAAGCCAGGCCGCGTTCTTCGCGGATTTCCTGGAAGAGCCGCGAACTCGTGTTCTCGCCAAGGATCGTGTTGAGCAGGCGGAGGGCAAAGCGGCGTTCGTCGTGGCGCGAACAAGTTCGGATGCCGAGCGCAAGCTGGGTTTGTTCCGTCTTTTTGGTGAACAACCGGAGGCGCGGCTTCACCTGAGTACTTTCGGCGGGTGGGAAATGCGGGCGTTTGCCGGGAGTGAAGCGCGCGGCAAGACGTGTGATCGCATTAGCGACTTGTCGGTGCTGCAAGTTTCCGGCGGCGATCACCAGCGTGCTTCCGGTGACATAGTTGCGTCGCAGGTAGTCAAGGAAATGGCCGCGCTGCATCGCATCGAGCGTTTTTTCCGTGCCGGTGAGCGGGCGGCCCAACGGTTGATCCGGCCAGAGGGTTTCATTCAACAGTTCCTGGACGTGATGTTGCGGTTGGTCGAGATACATCGCCAGTTCTTCCTTGATGACGCCGCGTTCCTTCTCGATTTCAGCGGGATCAAACTTCGAGTTGAGGAACATGTCCGTGAGCACGTCGAGCAGTTCGTCGAAACGATCGTGGCGCGCCTTGGAATAAAAACAGGTGCTGTCCTCGCCAGTGAAGGCATTGAGGTAACCGCCGATGCCTTCAACCGCCTGCGCAATTTCCCGGGCGGAACGTTTGTGGGTGCCTTTGAACAGCATGTGCTCGATGAAATGGGAGACGCCATTCAACTCCGCCGGCTCGTAACGTCCGCCGACGCCGACCCAAAGTCCCAGACTCACGCTGGCCATGTGCGGCATTTCCGCCGTGGCG
The Verrucomicrobiota bacterium DNA segment above includes these coding regions:
- a CDS encoding insulinase family protein; this translates as MYHLTHLKNGLTLATAEMPHMASVSLGLWVGVGGRYEPAELNGVSHFIEHMLFKGTHKRSAREIAQAVEGIGGYLNAFTGEDSTCFYSKARHDRFDELLDVLTDMFLNSKFDPAEIEKERGVIKEELAMYLDQPQHHVQELLNETLWPDQPLGRPLTGTEKTLDAMQRGHFLDYLRRNYVTGSTLVIAAGNLQHRQVANAITRLAARFTPGKRPHFPPAESTQVKPRLRLFTKKTEQTQLALGIRTCSRHDERRFALRLLNTILGENTSSRLFQEIREERGLAYSIYSSLAFFDDTGDLVLSAGLDTDKLPQTLKLITRELRRLAKAIPTAAELRRARDYVIGQLDLSLESTENQMMWLGEQLLGYGKIIQPAEIKQRLGEVTATQIRSVARDFFRPERLNLALVSPLKMGKNLSKYLKL